CGGCGAGAATGAGATCGCGCCGGTCCACCACCACCGGTCGGCGAAGGTGCCGACGCCGGGTGGCCGACACGGAGGCTGGTGTCGGAGGTCAATCGAGGTCGGGACCAGCGGTTGCCTGGCCTGCCGGAGCCGCAGGGCCGACAGGGAACCGTCGAGGTGGGGTACCGGTGGTGCTGAGGGATCCCGGAAGAATGGAACTTCGCCGGACCGCGATACGTGGCCCTGTCATCGATGCTGAACTGTTCGTCGAGATTGTCGCGCATTAGCGTCGCAATTCGCTCGACGGCCATTTCCACGGACCTGACCAGGACGCCTCGCCTTGCATTTTCGGACCGCCGGTCATGCTTTCGGAAAGATCGTCCCAGGATTCACCCGAAACCAATTCGGATTCCACAGAATGCACCGGCCAGCCCCGCATCGTGCGATGCGGTGACAGCTATCGCCGCCGGGACCGCGACGCCAAGGCACGACACCCGACCTGTTTCACCGATGCACGGCGACCTGACGATGCCGGCCGCGAGAGCATGAAGAGCGCTCTGAGCTGCGCATTCACCAACAGACGAGACAGGTCGGCACCGAGCAACTATTTCGCGGGAAGCTACCGGCGATCTCCACTATCCATTTCGCTCACCGAGCGCACACAAACCGCGGACCTCGGGTCGGGGCAGTCACTCACGGTACTGTATGTGATCTGCACGCACCGTGCAACAGCGACACATGGGGAGCGTCTTGACGTAGGTTTGAACGATTCACGAAGCCTCGAATACCGCAAGATCCTAGATACTGACCCATCTTGCCACCCATCGATCTTCTATGGCAGCATGGGTCATGCCTCCCCTCCGACACCGACGGTGGTTCGATGAAAATCTCGAATCTCAGTAGACGCAGCGGAGTGTCAGTTCCGACAATAAAATTCTATTTGCGCGAACAACTACTGCCGCCAGGGGCGCCGACCGCTCGCAATCAGGCAGAGTACGACGAAACCCACGTCAGCCGACTGCGGCTGATCCGGTTGCTGACCGGAATCGGCATGATGAGCCTGGCCTCGGTTCGTGAGGTGCTCGCTGCCATCGACAACAACTGCCTTTCACCCCAGCGGCTCGCCCAGGTGGTCAACCGGGCCCTGCTGCCCGAGCATGCGATGCCCTCCTCCGACCCGGGGTGCCACGACCCACCTGCCAGCCGGGTGGGCAGCTTCCTCGACGGCGTGGGGTGGAACGTACGCGCCGACGCTCCCGAACGCGAGAGTCTCGTACGGGTCTTGACGGCACTGGAGGGCCTCGGCGTGCCCTGCATCGAAGACGTCTTCGCACCGTATGTGGACGCTGCGGAGCGGCTGGCGGTCCGCGAGATCGAGCGGCAGCTCGGCACCGGGGGCGCCGCCACGGTCGTCGCCCGGGTGGTGCTCTTCGAGGTGGCGTTCGCGATAATGCGCCGGATGGCGTACACGCATCATCTCGGACTGAGGACCGAGAGCGACGGCTGCCCGCCTACCAGATAGTCAAGCCAGCCGCGATCAAGCAGACGTTGCGCACCCCGGGAACGTCACGCCCAATTGACCAGGGTTCATGAGTTCACCCGAACGGTGCCCGAACACTGCCCCTGTCCGCGCCCACCTCCGTCGTCGCAGGGACGTACGAACAGCCGTTAGACCCAGCCAGGGGTCGCCGGGGATCATTCAGGACACCTCAGCCGGGTGTCGTCGATGCCCGACGTCAACGAGCCCGACATCCGTCACCCGCAGCCCGACGGGCCTATCCACCCGCACCCGGAAAATTTTCTGCACCGTCATTCGCCGATGAAAACTGCGGGTTCCGCCTCGGGCACCCATGGCCGTGAGCTGCTTGAACACCACACTGCTGCCAGCTGCGAGGAGTTTCGGTATGTCGCCGATCCGCGAGCATCTCACGTTTCGGGACATCGCGATCGAGGGCCAGTGACAATCGGCGCTGCCCCCGAAATATAGAGGTGGAGACACCGACCGCCACGGCAGCACGAAGGCCGACGGTCCACATGCTCTGCGGATCGTGCCCGAACGACGGCACCAACCGCACCGAGGATGGCCCAACCACCTCACCGATGGTGATGCCCCTCATCGGCCTGCCCCGACTCGTGACAGGGACCTCGCCCGGCCCACCCGGACCGGTCAAACGAGGCACGACAGGGGGCACCGTACAAAAACTCCTCGAACGCGCCGCTCGGACCAGCGAGCCGCGTTACACAGACGCTGACGGTCGCGACCCCGTCTGGATCCTGCCGATCCTCCGCCCCATTTCCGGGCGCCCGCACCCCGGCCGATCAGGGCCGACCCCGACCATCCTCACCTCCGATAGGGAGCACAGTGCCGAAGCACCACACCCCGAACCGCGTCCGCCTCTGGACACGCCGCACC
The Micromonospora pisi DNA segment above includes these coding regions:
- a CDS encoding MerR family transcriptional regulator; amino-acid sequence: MKISNLSRRSGVSVPTIKFYLREQLLPPGAPTARNQAEYDETHVSRLRLIRLLTGIGMMSLASVREVLAAIDNNCLSPQRLAQVVNRALLPEHAMPSSDPGCHDPPASRVGSFLDGVGWNVRADAPERESLVRVLTALEGLGVPCIEDVFAPYVDAAERLAVREIERQLGTGGAATVVARVVLFEVAFAIMRRMAYTHHLGLRTESDGCPPTR